From a single Candidatus Lernaella stagnicola genomic region:
- a CDS encoding radical SAM protein, whose protein sequence is MDAKKPATGRSSASSISNTLRVCETFLSLSGESTRQGRPAWFIRLGGCNLRCAWCDTSYAWAEGEPRRISELADEAAASGAELAVVTGGEPLLQRGVNLLISALDERGLTILVETNGTQFLGDLDPVAIRIVDVKPPSAEAGEPFLMRNLDHVRSQDELKFPVADRQDFDFALDFVTRHRLGERCALLLSPVAGRVDPAEVAEWMLEAGAGFRLQLQLHKILWGEDVKGR, encoded by the coding sequence CCGGCGACCGGCCGATCTTCAGCATCCTCCATTTCTAACACGCTGCGGGTCTGCGAAACTTTCCTGAGCCTCAGCGGCGAAAGTACGCGCCAGGGCCGGCCCGCGTGGTTCATCCGTCTCGGCGGCTGCAACCTGCGATGCGCCTGGTGCGATACTTCCTATGCGTGGGCGGAGGGCGAACCGCGGCGCATCAGCGAACTGGCTGATGAGGCTGCGGCCTCCGGGGCCGAATTGGCCGTCGTTACCGGCGGCGAACCCCTCCTGCAACGCGGCGTGAATCTCCTGATTTCCGCACTGGATGAGCGCGGCCTGACCATCCTGGTCGAGACCAACGGCACGCAATTCCTCGGCGACCTCGATCCCGTCGCGATCCGCATTGTGGATGTCAAACCGCCTTCGGCCGAGGCGGGAGAACCTTTTCTCATGCGAAACCTCGACCACGTACGGTCTCAGGACGAACTCAAGTTCCCCGTAGCCGATCGGCAAGACTTCGATTTTGCACTAGATTTCGTGACGCGCCACCGCCTTGGCGAACGGTGTGCCCTGTTGTTGTCGCCGGTCGCGGGTCGCGTCGATCCCGCCGAAGTCGCCGAGTGGATGCTGGAAGCAGGTGCCGGATTCCGCCTGCAACTGCAACTCCACAAGATATTGTGGGGTGAGGACGTGAAGGGACGCTAG
- the rpiB gene encoding ribose 5-phosphate isomerase B: MRLIVGSDHGGLALKNIVRDHLADLGHDVTDVGTHTDESTDYPDFGRLVAEMVARDEADLGIVVCGTGIGIGIAANKVKGIRAALCTNCFMARMARQHNDANVLCLGGRVLGDALALEIVDTFLRHDFEGGRHARRVKKIEEIES; the protein is encoded by the coding sequence ATGCGACTTATCGTCGGCAGCGACCATGGCGGCTTGGCGTTGAAAAACATCGTACGCGATCACCTGGCCGACCTGGGCCACGACGTAACCGATGTCGGCACGCACACCGACGAAAGCACGGATTACCCCGACTTCGGCCGCCTTGTGGCGGAAATGGTCGCCCGGGACGAAGCCGATTTGGGCATCGTTGTTTGCGGAACCGGCATAGGTATCGGGATTGCGGCAAACAAGGTCAAGGGCATCCGCGCGGCTCTGTGTACGAATTGCTTCATGGCCCGCATGGCGCGCCAGCACAACGACGCCAACGTGTTGTGCCTCGGCGGGCGCGTCCTGGGCGACGCGCTGGCTCTGGAGATTGTCGATACCTTCTTACGGCATGATTTCGAAGGCGGTCGCCACGCACGGCGGGTCAAAAAAATCGAGGAAATCGAGAGCTGA
- the nrdR gene encoding transcriptional regulator NrdR yields MRCRKCGHDQSKVMDSRFRPEQNLIRRRRLCLSCGYRFTTHERVVMTMPLVIKKDDSRESFEREKVYAGIRRACEKLPISVEQMENLVGEVERYVQEIGSDEVPSSLIGEFVVQRLRDLHPVAYVRFASVYKSFKDVDDFMLELKEILDDRK; encoded by the coding sequence ATGCGTTGCAGAAAATGCGGGCACGACCAGAGCAAAGTGATGGACTCCAGGTTCCGGCCGGAGCAAAACCTGATCCGCCGGCGGCGCTTGTGCCTCAGTTGCGGGTACCGATTCACGACCCACGAACGCGTTGTGATGACGATGCCCCTGGTGATCAAAAAGGACGATAGCCGCGAAAGCTTCGAACGCGAAAAAGTGTATGCGGGCATCCGCCGCGCTTGCGAAAAGCTTCCCATCTCCGTCGAGCAGATGGAGAACCTCGTCGGCGAAGTCGAACGCTACGTGCAGGAAATCGGCTCCGACGAAGTGCCCAGCAGCCTCATCGGCGAGTTCGTCGTGCAACGTCTCCGCGACTTGCACCCGGTCGCTTATGTACGTTTTGCGTCAGTTTATAAGTCGTTTAAAGACGTAGACGACTTCATGTTGGAACTAAAAGAGATCCTGGATGACAGAAAATAA
- the ribD gene encoding bifunctional diaminohydroxyphosphoribosylaminopyrimidine deaminase/5-amino-6-(5-phosphoribosylamino)uracil reductase RibD, whose translation MTENNVARPSRDADRMRRVLRLAARGRGWTSPNPMVGAVLVKDGHIIGEGFHTAVGKRHAEREALADARRRGNDPAGATMYVNLEPCCHYGRTPPCTDAIMEAGVAKVVVAHQDPNPQVNGHGLTILKEAGLEVEVGVLADEAIRLNQVYCRYICSQRPFVTLKAATTLDGKIATVTGHSKWVSGPAALRYAHHLRHVNDAVLVGVDTVIADDPRLTCRPGVEQDVRQPLRVVVDSTLRTPEDSVIVSGTLPAQTVIATTDRSDSEKRKRLAKESVLVKRFPADETGRVDLAALLVWLHRREVAGLLVEGGGRVHASFVRAGLADKLELVLAPKLVGGEGGASWMAGVLAETMNEAVVLRDMRVRQLGSDWLIEGLFEEVGGCLLD comes from the coding sequence ATGACAGAAAATAACGTCGCGCGACCCTCAAGGGACGCCGATCGGATGCGCCGCGTCTTGCGGCTGGCGGCTCGCGGCCGAGGATGGACCAGCCCCAACCCCATGGTCGGGGCTGTTTTAGTCAAAGACGGCCATATCATCGGCGAAGGGTTCCATACCGCCGTCGGCAAACGCCACGCCGAACGCGAAGCCCTGGCCGACGCCCGGCGCCGCGGCAACGATCCCGCCGGCGCGACGATGTACGTCAACCTCGAACCGTGCTGCCACTACGGCCGCACGCCGCCTTGCACCGATGCCATCATGGAAGCGGGCGTGGCCAAGGTTGTCGTTGCTCACCAAGACCCCAATCCGCAAGTCAACGGCCACGGCCTGACGATTCTGAAAGAAGCGGGTCTCGAGGTCGAAGTCGGCGTCTTGGCCGACGAAGCCATCCGCCTTAATCAGGTCTACTGCCGGTATATCTGCTCCCAGCGGCCCTTCGTTACGCTGAAGGCTGCGACCACCCTGGACGGCAAAATCGCCACAGTGACCGGCCACAGCAAGTGGGTGAGCGGCCCTGCGGCGTTGCGTTACGCCCACCATCTGCGGCACGTCAACGACGCCGTTCTGGTCGGAGTCGACACCGTCATCGCTGACGACCCCCGGCTCACGTGCCGGCCCGGTGTGGAGCAAGATGTGCGGCAACCCCTGCGCGTGGTTGTGGATTCCACCCTGCGAACGCCGGAAGACTCCGTAATCGTCAGTGGGACGCTGCCGGCGCAAACCGTGATTGCCACCACCGACCGCTCGGACAGCGAAAAGCGAAAGCGCCTTGCCAAAGAGAGCGTTTTGGTGAAAAGATTCCCCGCGGACGAGACCGGCCGGGTCGACCTGGCCGCATTGCTCGTCTGGTTGCACCGGCGCGAAGTGGCCGGCCTGCTTGTCGAAGGCGGCGGCCGGGTGCACGCTTCGTTTGTGCGCGCCGGGTTGGCCGATAAATTGGAGCTCGTTCTCGCCCCGAAACTTGTCGGCGGCGAGGGCGGGGCGTCGTGGATGGCGGGCGTGTTGGCCGAAACGATGAACGAAGCCGTCGTGCTGCGCGATATGCGGGTGCGGCAACTCGGATCGGACTGGCTGATCGAAGGCCTTTTTGAGGAAGTAGGCGGATGTTTACTGGACTGA
- a CDS encoding riboflavin synthase gives MFTGLITSIGTLTSVARRGENLVFRVRAQPAFDDIQLGESIALDGYCQTVVAVDGPAFEVEVSPETAARTTAGARRAGDRLNLERALRVGDRLGGHVVAGHVDGVGDIRSIAEKGGFVVVAIAAPADILRYCVSKGSIAVDGISLTINAVDDTGMELGIIPHTWNATTLHERRRGDKVNVEADIIGKYIERFWSARFGEDSEKSRVTKGFLAEHGFLK, from the coding sequence ATGTTTACTGGACTGATCACAAGCATCGGAACGCTTACTTCCGTGGCGCGGCGCGGCGAAAACCTTGTGTTTCGCGTGCGTGCCCAGCCTGCTTTCGACGACATCCAGCTTGGCGAATCGATCGCGCTGGACGGCTATTGCCAAACGGTCGTCGCCGTGGACGGGCCGGCATTCGAAGTCGAAGTCAGCCCCGAAACCGCGGCCAGGACCACGGCCGGGGCGCGGCGTGCGGGTGACCGGCTGAATCTGGAGCGGGCGCTGCGCGTCGGCGACCGCTTGGGCGGTCACGTGGTAGCGGGTCACGTGGACGGCGTGGGAGATATCCGGTCGATCGCAGAGAAGGGCGGATTCGTCGTCGTGGCGATTGCGGCTCCGGCGGATATCCTCCGCTACTGCGTGTCGAAAGGATCGATTGCCGTGGACGGCATCAGCCTGACGATCAACGCCGTTGACGATACGGGAATGGAATTGGGCATCATTCCGCACACCTGGAACGCCACGACGCTGCACGAGCGGCGGCGCGGCGACAAGGTCAATGTGGAAGCCGATATCATCGGTAAGTATATCGAGCGGTTCTGGAGCGCGCGCTTCGGCGAGGACTCCGAAAAGAGCCGCGTCACCAAGGGTTTTCTTGCGGAACATGGGTTCCTGAAATAG
- a CDS encoding bifunctional 3,4-dihydroxy-2-butanone-4-phosphate synthase/GTP cyclohydrolase II, with protein sequence MALATIPEVIEEMRNGRMIILVDDEDRENEGDLCVAAEHITPDAINFMSKFGRGLVCLAMTEERADVLDLQPMVADNTSRFGTAFTVSIEARQGVTTGISAHDRATTVQVAVNENATSADLARPGHIFPLRAVRGGVLRRTGQTEGSVDLCRLAGLKPMAVICEVMKDDGTMARLPDLKEFAAEHNMLICSIVDIIEWRMKTEVHVRCIAEAHIPTLYGGEFRAMVFVSDVEAGELEHVALVKGDVQTEEPILARVHSSCLTGDVFGSLRCDCGSQLHRAMEMVNDEGRGVILYMNQEGRGIGLGNKIKAYALQEQGRDTVQANEDLGFKADLRDYGVGAQILVSLGIKNIRLLTNNPRKVIGLSGYGLNIADRVPIEVGYTKENITYMRTKKEKLGHELHEVDNCCEEDSNEGH encoded by the coding sequence ATGGCACTGGCGACAATACCGGAAGTAATCGAAGAAATGCGCAACGGCCGGATGATCATTCTGGTCGATGACGAGGATCGTGAAAACGAAGGCGACTTGTGCGTAGCGGCCGAGCACATCACGCCCGACGCTATCAACTTCATGAGCAAATTCGGCCGCGGCCTCGTTTGCCTGGCCATGACCGAGGAGCGCGCCGACGTACTCGATCTACAGCCGATGGTGGCCGACAACACCAGCCGGTTCGGCACCGCGTTCACTGTCAGCATCGAAGCCCGGCAGGGCGTTACCACCGGTATCTCGGCTCATGACCGCGCCACCACCGTGCAGGTTGCGGTCAACGAGAACGCCACTTCCGCCGACTTGGCGCGACCCGGCCACATTTTTCCGTTGCGGGCCGTGCGCGGCGGCGTCCTGCGACGGACGGGTCAAACCGAGGGCAGCGTCGACTTATGCCGCCTGGCCGGCCTCAAGCCCATGGCGGTTATTTGCGAGGTGATGAAAGACGACGGCACCATGGCCCGCCTGCCGGACCTGAAGGAGTTCGCCGCCGAACACAACATGCTGATCTGCTCGATCGTCGACATCATCGAATGGCGCATGAAAACGGAGGTGCACGTGCGCTGTATCGCCGAAGCGCACATACCGACTCTATACGGCGGTGAATTCAGGGCGATGGTGTTCGTCTCCGATGTGGAAGCCGGCGAATTGGAGCACGTCGCCTTAGTCAAGGGCGATGTCCAAACCGAGGAGCCGATTCTCGCCCGCGTGCATTCCAGTTGCCTCACCGGCGACGTCTTCGGCTCGCTGCGCTGCGACTGCGGCAGCCAATTGCACCGCGCGATGGAAATGGTCAACGACGAAGGACGCGGCGTCATCCTGTATATGAATCAGGAAGGCCGCGGGATCGGACTGGGCAACAAAATCAAAGCCTACGCGCTGCAGGAGCAGGGGCGCGACACCGTTCAGGCCAACGAAGACCTCGGATTCAAAGCCGATTTACGTGACTACGGCGTCGGGGCGCAGATCCTCGTCTCACTCGGCATCAAGAATATTCGCCTCTTGACCAACAATCCCCGCAAAGTCATCGGATTGTCCGGCTACGGTTTGAATATCGCGGATCGCGTTCCGATCGAAGTAGGGTATACTAAGGAAAATATCACGTATATGAGGACCAAAAAGGAGAAGCTCGGACACGAGCTCCATGAGGTCGATAACTGCTGTGAGGAAGATTCGAATGAAGGTCATTGA
- the ribE gene encoding 6,7-dimethyl-8-ribityllumazine synthase, translating to MKVIEGKLSAKGCTFALVVSRWNSFITSKLLDGAIDIIVRHDGDRDKITVVWAPGAFELPAIVSRVAGGDYDAVIALGCVIRGGTPHFDYIAAEVSKGVAHVALEGKVPVSFGVLTTDTIEQAIERAGSKAGNKGAEAAMAALEMIDLYRQV from the coding sequence ATGAAGGTCATTGAAGGAAAACTTAGTGCCAAAGGCTGTACGTTTGCCCTGGTCGTTTCCCGGTGGAACAGCTTTATCACCAGCAAATTGTTGGACGGCGCCATCGACATCATCGTCCGTCACGACGGCGACCGCGACAAGATTACCGTTGTCTGGGCGCCCGGCGCCTTCGAGCTGCCGGCGATCGTCAGTCGCGTGGCCGGCGGTGACTACGACGCCGTCATCGCCCTGGGTTGCGTCATTCGCGGAGGAACGCCGCACTTTGACTACATTGCCGCCGAGGTCAGCAAGGGCGTGGCTCATGTCGCGCTCGAAGGCAAAGTACCCGTCAGCTTTGGAGTGTTAACAACCGACACCATCGAGCAGGCCATCGAACGCGCCGGTAGCAAAGCCGGCAACAAGGGCGCTGAAGCGGCCATGGCCGCGCTCGAGATGATCGACCTCTACAGGCAAGTATAA
- the nusB gene encoding transcription antitermination factor NusB, which yields MGNRHKAREFTLQILYAHDLVGTELEKILELFWRDIQVAPEVREFCDRLVVGVLNHREEIDKLLAQYSENWSLERMNGVDRNVLRLATFEVLFCPEIPKNVTINEAVEIGKRFGSEDSGAFVNGIIDKIARDHKKEEM from the coding sequence ATGGGAAACCGACACAAGGCGCGTGAATTCACGCTCCAGATACTGTACGCGCATGACTTGGTTGGCACGGAGTTGGAGAAAATCCTCGAACTTTTTTGGCGCGATATTCAAGTCGCGCCGGAGGTCCGAGAATTTTGCGACCGACTCGTAGTCGGCGTCTTAAATCACAGAGAGGAAATCGACAAATTGCTGGCGCAGTATTCGGAGAATTGGAGCTTGGAACGCATGAACGGCGTTGACCGCAACGTGCTGCGTCTGGCCACCTTCGAAGTCCTGTTCTGTCCCGAGATCCCGAAGAACGTGACCATTAACGAGGCGGTGGAAATAGGCAAGCGCTTCGGGTCGGAAGACTCCGGCGCCTTCGTCAACGGCATCATCGACAAAATCGCCCGGGATCACAAAAAAGAGGAAATGTAA
- a CDS encoding M17 family peptidase N-terminal domain-containing protein has translation MKLRGTSQRSDQVPTDTLVLSFFKDERPLKGATGLSDWHLSGRISRLIMQHFVDGTFGEPLLMPALRRMPCDKIMVAGLGRRENYTIQAYRTICKKICEALAKLNVTDFALELPGVALSELDAAEAAEILGNAIAERFGGDKERLARVEVTVFAERRHLKIINPILARLERSLG, from the coding sequence ATGAAACTTCGGGGCACCAGCCAACGATCCGACCAGGTTCCAACCGACACCCTCGTTCTATCCTTTTTCAAGGACGAACGACCGTTGAAGGGCGCCACCGGGTTGTCGGACTGGCATCTAAGCGGCCGCATCTCCAGACTCATCATGCAGCATTTCGTGGACGGCACCTTCGGCGAACCTCTGCTCATGCCCGCACTGCGCCGCATGCCGTGCGACAAAATCATGGTAGCGGGCCTCGGACGCCGCGAGAATTACACCATCCAAGCCTACCGCACGATCTGTAAAAAGATCTGCGAAGCCTTGGCCAAACTCAACGTGACCGATTTCGCGCTCGAATTGCCGGGCGTGGCATTGTCCGAACTCGACGCGGCCGAGGCTGCGGAAATCCTCGGCAACGCGATCGCCGAGCGCTTCGGCGGAGACAAAGAACGCCTGGCGCGCGTGGAAGTCACGGTGTTTGCCGAGCGTCGCCATTTGAAGATAATCAACCCCATTTTGGCGAGGTTGGAACGAAGCCTGGGGTAG
- the trkA gene encoding Trk system potassium transporter TrkA — protein sequence MKIIIVGAGEVGMHIASRLAAENKDVVLVDHDPNRVAFAKDNLDVQAITGHGSSPRVLRMAGIENADLLIAVTTSDEVNMVACLIAASQTTTPLKIARIRNPEYVEGTDILASPHLGVDLHINPEREAAEAIQKVLNIPCAKEVIDLGGGRVKLIGVPIPPDSPVIGQQLQYLSEFRPEKKVLIAAIQRGEKIVIPGGADTMEAGDTVWVISTPENIDHVMAGLGLTTKPVRRIMLFGATNVARLLAEMILADGMSLRIVEKDYEKCVQLAERFPQAVILHSPFVDQELLEEEDAASLDAFVSASEDDEDNILSALLAKRFGVKKVATVLERATYNQIISSIGVDIIVSKRLAAVNRIMAYMRKGKVRSEVVLGNQRTEVLEFEALETSLVVGKALKEIKFPKGVLIIAIIRDNDVIIPGGESVIQVGDLVLALTDTGNIKALENLFSVNLSFF from the coding sequence ATGAAAATCATCATCGTCGGCGCCGGTGAAGTGGGGATGCACATCGCGTCCCGGCTCGCCGCGGAAAACAAAGACGTGGTGTTGGTGGACCACGACCCGAATCGCGTCGCCTTCGCCAAGGACAACCTCGATGTCCAAGCCATCACCGGGCACGGCAGCAGCCCGCGCGTACTGCGCATGGCGGGCATCGAAAACGCCGACCTGCTCATCGCCGTCACGACGTCCGATGAAGTCAATATGGTGGCCTGCCTGATCGCCGCTTCGCAGACAACGACCCCGCTCAAAATCGCGCGAATCCGCAACCCGGAATACGTGGAGGGAACCGATATTCTCGCCAGCCCGCATTTGGGCGTGGACCTGCACATCAATCCGGAACGGGAGGCGGCTGAGGCGATCCAGAAGGTGCTGAACATTCCCTGCGCGAAGGAAGTGATCGATTTGGGCGGGGGAAGGGTGAAGCTTATCGGCGTGCCGATCCCGCCCGACAGTCCGGTCATCGGCCAGCAACTACAATACCTTTCCGAGTTTCGTCCGGAGAAAAAAGTACTCATTGCCGCCATTCAGCGCGGCGAAAAAATCGTGATCCCCGGCGGTGCGGACACCATGGAGGCGGGGGATACCGTGTGGGTGATAAGCACCCCCGAGAATATCGACCATGTCATGGCCGGCCTCGGCCTGACGACCAAACCGGTGCGCCGCATCATGCTTTTCGGCGCCACTAATGTCGCCCGCTTGCTGGCCGAAATGATCCTTGCCGACGGAATGAGCTTACGCATCGTCGAGAAGGATTACGAAAAATGCGTTCAATTGGCTGAGCGTTTCCCGCAGGCGGTCATATTGCACAGCCCCTTCGTCGATCAGGAACTGCTCGAGGAAGAGGATGCGGCCAGCCTGGACGCCTTCGTGTCGGCCAGTGAGGACGACGAGGATAATATTCTCTCCGCGCTACTGGCCAAGCGGTTCGGCGTGAAGAAAGTCGCCACCGTTCTGGAACGCGCCACGTACAACCAGATCATTTCTTCGATTGGTGTGGATATCATCGTTTCCAAGCGCCTCGCGGCGGTTAACCGCATCATGGCGTACATGCGCAAGGGCAAGGTCCGCAGCGAAGTGGTATTGGGCAACCAACGTACCGAGGTGCTGGAATTCGAAGCGCTGGAAACTTCGCTGGTCGTCGGCAAGGCTCTGAAGGAAATCAAGTTCCCGAAGGGCGTGCTGATCATCGCGATCATTCGCGACAACGACGTGATTATCCCCGGCGGCGAGAGCGTGATCCAAGTCGGCGATCTCGTCTTGGCGTTAACTGATACGGGCAATATCAAGGCCCTGGAAAACCTGTTCTCGGTCAACCTCTCCTTTTTCTAA
- a CDS encoding TrkH family potassium uptake protein has protein sequence MHFRFVFKVLGAMIVFLGLSMLAPLIVALIYGEGDWPAFGISAAATVGFGALTYLLFRKQYAEISNRDGFFIVTMAWLLAAAFGGLPYYFQHVFDAGGASPSFVHMYTDCFFEAASGLTTTGATVLTDIEGQTHGILFWRALTQWLGGMGIILLGVAILPLLGVGGMQLFKAEVPGPTADKLTPRVAETAKLLWGVYLLITVLEVVLLKIGGMSLFDAICHAFATLATGGFSTNNMSVEGYNSAYFDFVIGVFMILAGINFALHFQVLRGRWKAPWRDPEFRFYILLMAGMMALLTVALYVTRTYPTMFESFRRAFFQVPAIITTTGFTTADFDTWPDFLRILMLGLMFVGGMSGSTGGSVKIMRVQLLLKYAYHELYRLIHPRAVIPLRLGRMTVPDPVMRSISNFIILYLSLFLLCSLIMGALGLDFLTAISSVAATIGNVGPGLAGVGAHQNYAAIPLLGKWVLILCMIIGRLEIYTVLVLLVPRYWRR, from the coding sequence GTGCATTTCAGATTCGTCTTCAAAGTACTCGGCGCGATGATCGTATTTCTCGGTCTATCGATGCTGGCGCCACTGATCGTGGCGTTGATCTACGGCGAAGGCGATTGGCCCGCGTTCGGAATTTCCGCGGCCGCGACCGTCGGGTTCGGGGCGCTGACTTATCTGCTGTTTCGTAAGCAGTATGCGGAAATCTCCAACCGGGACGGCTTCTTCATCGTGACGATGGCGTGGTTGCTGGCCGCGGCCTTCGGCGGTTTGCCGTACTATTTTCAGCATGTGTTTGATGCCGGCGGCGCATCGCCCAGTTTCGTTCACATGTATACCGACTGCTTTTTCGAGGCCGCCAGCGGCTTAACCACGACCGGCGCGACGGTGCTGACCGACATCGAAGGCCAAACCCACGGCATCCTGTTTTGGCGGGCGCTTACCCAATGGCTCGGCGGCATGGGTATCATTTTGCTGGGCGTGGCGATCCTGCCCCTGTTGGGTGTTGGCGGCATGCAGCTTTTCAAGGCCGAGGTGCCGGGGCCGACGGCGGACAAGCTCACGCCGCGCGTGGCTGAAACGGCCAAGCTTCTCTGGGGCGTCTACCTTTTGATTACCGTGTTGGAAGTCGTGCTGCTCAAAATCGGCGGTATGAGCCTCTTCGATGCGATCTGCCACGCCTTTGCGACCTTGGCCACCGGCGGCTTTTCCACCAACAATATGAGCGTCGAAGGATATAACAGCGCCTATTTCGATTTCGTCATCGGCGTGTTCATGATTTTGGCCGGCATCAATTTCGCGCTGCATTTTCAGGTTCTCCGCGGACGCTGGAAGGCGCCGTGGCGCGATCCGGAGTTTCGTTTCTACATCCTGTTGATGGCCGGGATGATGGCCCTGTTGACCGTCGCGCTGTATGTGACCAGAACCTATCCGACGATGTTCGAATCGTTCCGTCGCGCGTTCTTTCAAGTGCCGGCGATCATCACCACCACCGGTTTTACGACCGCCGATTTCGATACCTGGCCGGATTTCCTGCGTATCCTCATGTTGGGGTTGATGTTCGTGGGCGGCATGAGCGGCTCGACCGGCGGCTCGGTGAAAATCATGCGCGTGCAACTGCTGCTCAAGTACGCCTATCACGAACTCTACCGGCTGATTCACCCACGGGCGGTGATTCCGTTGCGCCTCGGACGCATGACGGTGCCGGACCCGGTGATGCGCTCGATCAGCAACTTCATCATTCTGTATCTTTCGCTTTTCCTCCTGTGTTCGTTGATCATGGGCGCGCTGGGGCTCGATTTTCTAACGGCCATCAGCAGCGTGGCGGCGACGATCGGAAACGTCGGACCCGGCCTGGCCGGCGTCGGGGCGCATCAAAATTACGCAGCCATTCCGCTCTTGGGCAAATGGGTGCTTATCCTTTGCATGATTATCGGCCGGCTCGAGATCTACACCGTGCTGGTCCTGCTGGTGCCGAGATACTGGCGCCGCTAA
- a CDS encoding HAD family hydrolase: MNIYLFDIDGTIMLSGGAGMCAMTRVFHERYGIADAFRDFHFQGKVDPAIFREALVKHGVDGDHNGEIKALIEMYETYIAEEMPRSPNPTLFPGVAELIQAMTGRADISIGLLTGNVLGGAKAKLSRFDLWKYFPYGAFGNDSEDRPALVPIALDRAGAHLGTVVEPGPHVYIIGDTDRDIETARANGCTAVGVGTMNFSSTELTELGADIVFDDFSDTDRVLQELGVEHG; this comes from the coding sequence GTGAATATCTACCTGTTCGACATCGACGGTACGATTATGCTTTCCGGCGGCGCGGGCATGTGCGCCATGACCCGTGTCTTTCACGAGCGTTACGGCATCGCCGACGCCTTTCGCGACTTTCACTTCCAAGGAAAAGTGGACCCGGCGATTTTCCGCGAGGCGCTGGTGAAGCACGGCGTAGACGGCGACCACAACGGCGAGATCAAAGCGCTGATCGAAATGTATGAAACTTATATCGCCGAGGAAATGCCGCGCTCGCCCAACCCAACGCTTTTTCCCGGCGTCGCCGAGTTGATTCAAGCCATGACCGGGCGCGCGGATATCTCGATCGGCCTGCTCACGGGCAACGTACTCGGTGGCGCTAAGGCGAAACTGTCACGTTTCGACTTATGGAAATATTTCCCCTACGGGGCGTTCGGCAACGACAGCGAGGATCGTCCCGCACTCGTGCCCATAGCGCTGGATCGTGCCGGCGCTCATCTGGGCACGGTAGTCGAGCCGGGCCCGCATGTTTATATTATCGGCGACACGGACCGCGATATCGAAACGGCGCGCGCCAACGGCTGCACCGCCGTCGGAGTGGGGACGATGAATTTCTCCTCGACGGAGTTGACCGAGCTAGGCGCCGATATCGTATTTGATGACTTCTCGGACACCGACCGGGTACTGCAGGAACTGGGAGTGGAACATGGCTGA